In Phragmites australis chromosome 18, lpPhrAust1.1, whole genome shotgun sequence, the genomic window CTCTTGCCGAGGGACATATGAAATGCACCAATCAAAAAGGAAACATGACTCCAATAATATTATTCCTTGGCGATAAAGATACTACCACAATCAACTAGCATATATTCCTTCACGGTTCACATACAAGATTCATAAATTCCGGTTCACTGATACAAAAATATCATTCAAACTAATGCTCAATAAAATGATAAACTCATTGCAAactcaataaaaaatattcaaacatTTGCACCACATTACAAGATCATCCATACATTCAAACTATGGTTTTCTCCCTATACAAAAATTTGAGAGCTTTAAATGGAACGAACCATTGCAAATACATAAATATCTATGTCTAGTAGCAAATTATCTAAGAACAATTTTAACAAAAATATCTCGCTCCATGGTTGAAAGGCTGACGAATACCAAACAGCTACCAATGGTCAGCAAACAACTTCAGATCCTACAAAATCTCCCACCTTTTGGGCCTAGACAATGCATGAGAAGATGGCTACTACACTATGTTCTGATCGGATAGTCAGAAATACAAGAAGACTGGACTTGTTAAGGAAACAAAACAGCACAAGAAGGCTGATCAGAACCTATTGAAAAAACATGACTACTGAGATGCTGAGAGGTATTTTTCCTTTCAAGAAATACTAGCATGGATTCTGAGATGCTGACTATTTTAGAACTTACAGGATCGAAATAGAACAATATAACAACCAATTATAGTGTTGTAGCCTCTGATTGCTAGCATTGTGTAAGAGCATGAATATGAACATCCCAAACTGCTCCTTAACAGCAACACCTCGTGTGTCATGCAACAAATTCTCCCTTCTAAGAAAATTTGGTATGGCTCTAAATATCTCTAGCTCCATTCAAAACTCAACTCTACACTAACTCTCGTACCCTTCTAGGATTTCCTTAACCTTTTTAGCACCAAGAAGAGAGGAGGTGCAGACATGACTTTTCTCTTCTTGTAGGCATGAAAGTAAAGCAGGAACAAATACAAGGAATAGCTCAttgtcctcttcttcctcctctaacATGAATTGCCTAGCTTGCTCCTCCTAAGAACCCATTATCTAGTGTATGTATATAGATCATATTGTTAATTAGCAcaatgagctaaacatttatcATACAATAAATAATAGAATATTGACCTAATAACTTGCTCCTCCCATGAACCCATTATCTAGTAAAATGacaagaaaataataaaaatttccATCCATTCACCATCAAATGAAGTGTCCAGCACAAAAGACACAAACATTATTTAGAAATCAGGACTGTTGTGTTATATATGCACACAACTCTTTATCAATTTCAGATGTATGTGCCTAGTGCttctcaaaaaaattattaaaaaaaaaatgaaagagctAGCCAAATGTTTGTTGGGTAACCTGCAAACATTGGTACTAGTGCTTTATTAAAAACAGGATATCCCATTAGAAATAGTGCTCTAACAAGAATCAAGCAGGTAAGAATACCATAGGCCAACCAGACTGATCATCATGTAAGGAGAAAGGAAAATGACAAGCTGGCTATTAGTGTGTGAACAAACTAGAGCAGCGCATGGCATTGAAATTTAATTGCCCAATTCTAATAAAATTGTTAGGAAGGAAAAAGCTACATAGATAGAAGCAAATCTAATCTATTTGCTACCAAAAGGAACATGGTACAAAGAATTTCATCTTAAGATAAGGATTGCAATTTGCAAACATGGATCCTTCATATGTGATGTACATATACACTCATGGTCCTTACCATGCTGAAATTTTGAGAGTACGACGTATGCATTGGTTCAAATAACATGGTTATGATTTATGATTTGCACTACACATTCAAGGAAAACTGTGCATGCCTTTTACAGCCCATATTACTTCTAATTATCATGAGCATACATGCCtcagaaaataaaaagagagacaaaatctagaacaatctTGATGTTCACATAGATATTCAGTTCCTCAACCTATTTGACCAAATGCTTACTGACGAAGCCAAAGTACTTCAAATTAGATAACCCAGCTAGTAGTTGTTCTCAAACCAAAATaatcagagatgatcttctttaaACGTCCGTGCTAATAAGTTCTAAAGCTCTAACATGCCCATGCTAAATTGAAAGATTGCGCTTGTCTCGAGCAGAAGAATTCTATCATTGTATAATATTATCTTAGGTTCAAGTCCGATGTCTGCACAATGATCTCATATGTTTGCTACTGAAGATTACTAATCAATGTACTAAAATCAAATCATGGAAGcaacaaaatatagcaaaggagAAAGGCACAGATTGAGCTGCGTGTACCTGGTATGTTAGCTCACGAGTAGCACTTGGACTCCACCGGCCTGGTCAATGGTGGTCCTCTCAGTGCCATGGAGGAGCCAGCAAACAAAATGTTATAACAATCTCTATATGATCACTAGAATTAGGATACAGGCATAAGCATCACACTAAGCGTCTGCTTAAACATGCATCGGAAAGCGCATCACAAAAATCTGGTTACCTTCGGAAGAAGCTCCCCCAGCCGCAACCCCCAACAATCTTGCCTTCCCCGGTTGGCTTCCCCCAGCCGTAGCCCTGAGGGACCTTGCCTTCCACGAGCGGCCCCAACGATCTTCCTTCCCCGGTTGGccttcctcgagctcctccgctCCTAGAAGAACAAGATTTACGAAACCCTACCGTGTGAGATCAAACTCAGAAAGGGGAGGCAGATGGGAGAAGGTAGCGCGGTGTAGATTCATCGTACGAGATGTTGTCGCTGGGGAAAGGAGAGGGAGCATGGGATGACGACCAGCGAGAGGCGGAGGCCGCTCGCCTCTCGTGTGCGAGGGAGGTCGAGGTGACGTCACGAGTCAAGATGGGGGACGGTTCCCGACCTGTAGAGATGCGGCTTCTTCCCCCACGGAAAGGATGGGGATCGGGCCACGAAACCCTTTCTCTTGGGCATCCCAAATGGTGCGGCTTTCTGGCCCATGGGAGGTTGCCCAGTGGGCTTTCCACCTAGGGAAAAGGCCGGGATCCCAACGCGGATCGGGCCTCCCAAACTAGCCCTGAATGTCTCTGAACCCAAAGCCACCTTAGGTTGTTTCAGCTTGTCCCAACTCAACCAATGCATCTTATTTTCTTTATCATGTTAACTGCACCTATAATGACATATAATTGTGGTAATATGAGCACACCACTCTTTGATTCACTCAAAAAAAGGACATCATATAAATAGGTATAGCCTAAGCAATTGCTTTAATCAGAACAAAAATTCTACCCTGGAGAGAAGCTTCTCTTTCCAACCTTGGATTCTTGCCACACCCTATCTTTCACATATTCAAACATCTTTGACTTTGATTTACCAATATACATTGGAAGACAAAGACAATATTCATTCATTGTCTCATTTATTATGTGCAAAGTTTGCGTGACCTCCCTCTTCTCGTGTTTTACTAAACAACAATGTCGACTTGTCTTTGTTGATCATCTGACCTGAGCACAACTcatacatataaaaaatacCTTGTAGCAGCAAAGCATTCTATTTGTacatttcctctcttttttataCTACTATACTAGTAATTAGCTAGTGCCTAACTATGCAACAAAATAGTTTGAGTGCTTTGTATTGGTTATGTGTTACATAAGTAATTGCTACCTAACATGTTATTTTGTTTTCATGAAGATGAGTCTGATCGAATCATATAGAGTTTTACTATACATTGTTCATTAGTGTATTACATGTTTCTTACACTCTTTCAATATGACTTGTGGCTTACCAAGTAGGCTATGGTACAAGGGAAAATATGGACTCCTATTTTATACTCATACAAGCCTATTAAGATTGGTGGCAAGTGACACAATCATAACCATCCAAACTACAAATAGATCTTACTCAAATTCTTTATTAAGAGTTTGTTTGACAATTTAGGGAAAAGCCCCTGCGAGACAATTTACTTTGTTGTGACTAATTAAAAAGTTTGTCCTATAATTTCTAATATTGTGCCAGAAATTTGCAAGGTGGCAAATTAGCTATCTTAGAAGATATGCATATAAAAAAACGTATGGATTGTTCATTTAATTTTACCTGACCCAGTGTGGAGCTCGATCCATAGCGATCCTAATAGAGAGAAGCTCGATACCATGCAGAGGAGATTGGATCCCGGCAGTAGAGCATCAGGTTGGGCAGCTAGGATCTCGATCTTAGTGGTAGAGCATCAATGCCGGAGGGCAGGAGCTCAATCCCGACAGAGAGAAGCTCGATAACCATATCATACTAAGTAACCATATCAAGTTAAACTCAAAGCTATCTCAGTTGCATCATGCCAAATAACCATACCAAGTATAAACTCAAAACTAACAAACtcatcaaataaattttttgtatCACTCTTTACCAAAGGTTTGTTATCACAAACTTGACATAACTGAGACAAAATTGACCTTAGCTGAGTAGCTTGATATCTAATTGCTTTAACACTTTTGATTTGACTCTCACAGCGAGTATTGTACAATGATTTCACAGTTAAACTTGGAATATAGTCAAGCAGAACTTTTCATCTTTTGATAGAACTAGAAAATAATGCATATATTTGTTACacaattctaaaaaataaaatagttttacCATAAGATTTTGTCATATCACAAAGAGTAAGATTAATACTGTGATAAGCGTATGATATATACAAAGCTCTTGAATTCATATCAAGCAACCGTCTGTGTTTTCCCTTTATATTAGAACTATTATCATAACCTTGATTCTAATAATATCAATATTAAAATCAAATAATTTCATAGAATCAAATAATACATTGAAAATCCCAAACCACATGATAAATTGACTAACTCCACCTTAGAGCTCAAGCTACGAAAATCGAGCATCGTGCTGGATCGCATACGAGAGCTAGGGCTCCAATCTCCGATCGTAGTCCGAACGTGACTGAAGCATGGTACCTATGTCCAagaaataataatattatatatctattttttctTAGTGACGTGAAGTGCACGTGCACAATTAACGTAATATGGCCGAGCTCGATGCAACATGTGAACACATACAGTAGGTTCCAGGACTAGGTTCAAACAGCTTGATTGTAGTACGCTAAGAAACTAGAAATACACTAGCATTTTATTCAGTGGTATATAAATAGTCTTATGAGACAGATGCAGTGGCCAAGCTAAAAGGAAATTTTAGCTGTTTTAGGTGCATGCGCGTATACTTACCTAGGGCCTTTAACTAGGGACGTCAATTTCACCCGATTATCTATTTATTCGTAGGTAAATACTTTAATATAATCGAGTATGtgttatttttatatctatAGATATGTTTGTGGACGAAAAATATTATCTAACGAGTagacatatataaatatagataaaatATATCGATATCCGTTTAACCATATAACCTTTTTAATATGTAGATCTAATTTTTcaaaccatattcccttcacaTAACACACCCCGATGCCACCACCCTCACCCTGTGTCGTTGCCACCCAATCCAGCCCCGTGCTGCCACCACCAGCCTCGCCTCTCCCAACCCCAAACCGATCCACCACCTTCTAGTCGGTAGATAAATAGGTATACCTTCGAGCGACAGATTTGATCCCTGTGCTTCGCTcacaaatatttataaatttatccaTAAACAAATAAATTCTTACAGATATAAATATAAGTAAACAATACTCATATTCGTTACACCCGATGCGGCGGCACCTGCTTAACGCACACAGACCACAAGACACGATCCGACCGCACCCAAGTCAAACCGTGGCCCGGACCGGGAGTTGCAGTCGGCTAGTCCGATCCAACGGTGAGGGGACCCAATCCAACggctagagagagagggagagtgagaaaaaaaaaaaggaaaaacagagGAGGAATGCAGGCTTGTATAGGTGGGTCCCACCCACCCTCGACAACCACGCCCCCAACCAAACACATTCCCGAGGGTGACCGGCGCCGCCACCCTCTGACTCGCTCCGCCCGCCGTCGACGGGGACGAAGCAATCGTAAAGTTACCCACccttctcccctcccctccactGGTTTGGTCTGTCTCGGGTTTCACTCGGTTGGAGAGCGGAGGAATTCCTTTTCTTGGTGGGGGAGCCACAAGTCCCTAACGTACGCGGCTTGCTCCGATCGTCTtgggggtgggtgggtgggggtGGGAGTGTGGGGGCGGGGCGCTTCAATTCAACCGTTCCAGTTCGTCGCGGGTTTGATTTCTTTCCATTGTTGCAATAGCTGCTTGTTTTCCCCCAACATTTCGGGGGTTCCGATTTTGTTGCCGCCCCCTGATTCCTAGGCATGTGGCGTGGCGTGTTAGATTGGGGCTGAGCGTGGGGAAATTACCGGGTCTGTACGTTGTCGGTGCCGATTCCATCCCGGCCAGAGCTATCGCGCGTTGACTTTGCGAGGATTAACATGTGTCGCCCGGGTAATTCTGCTTGTACTACCATAGTGATAAGGCTCTTGGAGACATGGAACAATGCTCCTTCTATTGATGATGGTATCAGGAGTAGCCCTCCCTTACGAATTGAGGTACATGGAAGGCCTCATTGGTGCGGCGTGCCGTGCCActctaacatatgcatatttgaTTCTGGTTCTAACCGAGAGCTCGGAGGGCTATTCATATTAGATCTCATCTTCAAAGATGGAATTCTGGATGTATTCTCTAGCAGTGTTCGTTGTTGCATTACTTTTTTTCCCTGTGGTATACtggtatagtttttttttttaatttaagtaAGCTTATGCAGTATCAAGTTTATAATGTTGATTGTGGTTCTAACCGAGAGCTTGGAGGGTTATTCATATTAGATCTCATCTTCAAAGATGGAACGCTGCATGTACTCTTCAGCAGTGTTCGTTGTTgcattacttttctttttcctgtgGTATACTGGTATAGTTTTTTTAGGTAATCCTATGCAGTATCAAGTTTGTAATGTTGATCACTATAGCTATCAATAGCTCAAGAAGGTTTCATTATGTAGAAATCATTGCTGTCAGTGTTGATGCGAGTTGTTGGGTATTGACTACCGTAATGTCTTCTTATAGGATATATTTTAAGTTAGTGTATATGCCAAGCATATTGCATGGATTTGATCTCCTTATATCAATAATGTATCGATGTTGCTACTAAACCGTCATACTGGCCTGTTCTGGATCAGTTTTGTCTGTTCCCTGTAGTTGAATAGGACAACTGGTCCTTCAATGGACTATCTGCTTTCGTGAAGCATTCTTCCTATCTTGACGATGGAGGACTCAcaagcattttcttttcttttcctaatTGTAGGTGGGCAGTAGAAGAATTAGGTGTGTATTAGTTTGAATGGCTTCATCAAAGCTTCAGGCCTTCTGGAACCATCCTGCTGGCCCCAAAACCAGTTAGTTACTTTTTTTGCTTTaatctttcttcctttttttctttattgCACTACAATGAACAGTGTCATCCCCGTTTGCCgtaatcttatgtttgtcctGGCTGATTTTGATCATCACATACTAACATTTGGttgcatattttaatatgcTTGCCTGATCTGCATTCTGGGTAGTATTTGATATTAAACATTTATGGACATGAGAGTCTGTATTGCGGAAAATTACTGTTCCTCTGGTACTATGAAGCATGGCCCATACTTCTCTGCAATTCATTTCTAGGGTAGTGTGATGAATATCTACTGCATGATGCACCAAAAATGTTATTCCAGTCACATGTGACTTTAATCTGACCATCATTGCAGTTCATTTCTGGGCGCCAACATTTAAATGGGGCATCAGCATTGCCAATATTGCTGACTTTGCTAAGCCACCTGAAAAGATATCTTATCCTCAGCAAGTTGGTATGTACAAGATACCCACTCAGTGGGATCCCTGCATTTCAGATTACATGGCCATCAGTTTACAGTGCAttgcatgcttttttttttttatatggtgTGCAGCTGTTGCTTGTACTGGAATCATCTGGTCAAGGTACAGCATGGTTATCACACCGGTAAGCCATCGGTACCTGTCCATAGGTGCATCATTTTCATTATTATGCACTGAAACTTGATTATGTTGGTTGTATGTTATCTGGAAAGTACCTTTTAGAATTTAACATTTCTTTCTGCAAAGATATTGGTTTAGTTCTACGAATCTTCTgataatgtattttttttaatcactTCCTGGACTGGATTGTTTGCGTTCGCTTGCTTTTTTTTCAACCAAGGGTAATTCCCATGTACCCTTAATTAAGAAATCCACACATTGTTGGCCGGAAAAACAACGTTACAGCATACCCTGCCATCCACCACGAGAGGACTGGTCAGGTTTGAAAGGTAAATTTGGTCATCCGGACGAAAAAAGGTTCCTGCGGCACATAGGCACGCCAAATAAAAGAAAGTTCAGATATGGAAATCTAAATGAGTAACCAAAACAACAGTTTCTCCAATCAACTACTGCTCAACCCCTGGAACAAACTCATTGCCTGTAGCTCTTCTGTTGCTTGAGTTGGATCATCCTTTATCGTCACATGTTCTTGGATTAATCTTGCCGTCGCCTGGAGCTCTTTTCCTTTCTGTGAAGTTGCCTGTAGACATGCCCAGTACTTCATAAAAGCACATATTTTGTAAACTAGACAAAGATCAAGAACTTATAATGATTGAAGATATCATTGCCTTGTCCACAAAGCCCAACGAACTGCTGCAAAACCTATCCAATGACATGCAGAATCTCCAGGAAGTAATTGTTGTGCCCATTTAGCAAATTCTCTGATTTCCTTGGTTTATGTCGAGTACTAAAACAACTCCCCACTGTGCTCCAGACAAATTCAGCCATGGGACACTGAAAGAACAAATGATCTATTGACTATTCTCTTCCACGAAAGTAATAACTGTTATTACCTGTCCAACCTCTTCGAAAAAAGATTTTGTGATTGATACTCCTTGCGCCTTCTCCTTCCAACTTGTTGAGTTCCCCGGAACTCTTGTTCTCAGAAAAGAATAATCTGTTTCCTTGTTCTAGAGACACTCGTAAAATGACCAAAGCTTTCCTCCTTACCGGTTTATCTTTACATATATTTCGTTGTTGCAGAAAAACTGGAACCTTTTTAGTGTTAACGTCGCAATGGCTGGTACAGGCTTGTATCAGCTTTCACGTAAGATAAGGTCTGTCACAAAGCCAAGCCATGTTCCCTCATATGTTGTTGGTGTGTTATTTGAGTAGATGACATGGTTTAGTTATGTCTATCTCCATTGCAGGCAAGATTACTTTTCTGATGAGAAGGATGCTGCTGCTCCACTGGAAGGATAGACAACAGACAAGAGTAACCGATTAAAAAGTTTGAGTCGTTCTGGGCTGCAAGGACATGTCACTCAATCTAGGACTGGAACCTGTTGTTGATTTCCGGGCTTTTCTGCGACTGTGAGCAGACCAATGTGAAAGATTTCTGCCAAACAGAATCCATGAAATAATCTTTTGTGCGTTtgtgaaagagagagaaaaaaagagagaataatGCAAATTCATCTTCATATGCTTTTGCTGCTGTTCAGTCAAATCTACATTTGGGAACTTTCTTTGCGAAGCTGATTGCTGCTGTTCAGAAGATGTCGATGTTCGTTACGATCAGTCAATCTATACCTGGGAGCAACTTTATATTAATTACTAAGCTGATTGTCTGTCAAAGATTACAATATGAAGATGCTCATTTTGTTATGATGTCGAGGAAGCTGGATTAATTATCGTCCCTGGAAAGCAAGGGTTGTCATCAGCGCAGTGCAGAGGAGAGGAAACTTGTGGTGCCATTCAGTTGCCATGGTCAACCGGTCCATTTCTTCGGTTGTAGTGGACACAGGTTGTAAACAATATAAGGGGTTCCTGTTAGGAGGGTTTACATCGGCATATGCTAGCTAACAgttgatatttttaaaattatgatCTTCGCGCGATCAGTCATTTGGCCGCAAATGAAAACCCTGCGACTAGTCCTACTTATTTAACCAGTTTAATCGCATTTAATAATATTTACTTATGCGTTTTTCTTCTCCATGCATCCTTTCGGCGGACCAAGTCGTGGGCTGGCGTAGAGACGGTGTAACCCGtttcgtagcatttaatgctatgggatggcctGGCAAGCGAGCATGATGGCATAGTAGATGAGCGTGATGAGCTTGTAGTGGGCATGACAGCGTTTGGCGGATGGGACAGGGTGTGTAGGATGATCAAGGTGGGCTGAACGTGCTCACCCCCTATAATGATGATCTAGGAGTAGCTGTTTTCGTTAGGTATACGATAACCACCGTATTTGGCATGATCTGCTTGTATATACTCGGTACACTTCGcctcctgctatataaaggggAGGATCGGACTTGTAAAGGAGGACACTCTGGATAAATTTATCCAACTTATAAGGACATACATAGGACTATTATCTCAAGAGAGATTTGAACCTAGATAAATCTTGGCATTCTTTAGTTCCTTCGATACACACCCACCAACAACCATCGAAAACGTTGACCACACACCCATCGTTCGACATACCTGAATACATTATTAGGGATTAACCCTTGACAGTTGGCGCGTCAAGTAGAGGGATGTGTTTTCACGTTTCGGTAAGTGTTGATAActagattgggctacccatggttGGATCTATGGCAACCGCTGAGTTCCGTTCCAAGGATCTCGATCATCGTGAGGTATTCATCATGGGATACGATCCAGATGAGCTTGGTGTGCTCTAAGTTTAGGACACCAAATCGGAGTCTGAAGGTTCCGAGACTCAACGTGAAGTTTGCATGGCAGACCATGTAGCAAGGGGCAGCGAAGGCCCTCGTGTCTCGGGCATAGTTGGTGAGCCCCAGGCCTTGCGCCCAGAGGGAAACCGGCCTGGCACAGAACAGGGAGGCACTCCGATACAGCCCCCGCATAGGGCGTGGTCCTTGGTGGTGTCGTCGTATAAGTCGTAGCACCACATGAGCGCTGGGGACTCCCCTGTTCGTAATACGTTGCCGCTCCACGCTCAGGAGCTCAACTACGAGGCCATGACGCATGCACAGAATTTGCAGACCATGCGAATGCTTCTCAGCCACCTGCTGATGCCCGTGCCGGAGGGTTTGCCAGTAGCACCATGGCTACACGACCTCgccctcttggtagagaccGCCTGATGCCAAACCGTGGCGAGAAACACCATGTCCATTACAAGGACTGGTGAAGATCGCGATCGCCAAGAATCACGGTAGGCCACGCAGCAGGAAAGATCCTATGCTTCCTCCATGACAGGAAGTACTCGGAGACCCCCGCCGCATCGGGACAGCTGACTCACTGAACTGCACAACTCTCTGCGCCAACACGGCCTCCGCGGTGTGATCTAGGGCCAAAGGGCCTGTCGGGGGCAGGAACATCATGCTCGACGGGAGCAAGAAAAGGGCAAGCAACCCTACAACTCACCTCCTGATCGCAGGGAGGCGTCAGACTCTTCCACTCAATCACTAGGGCCGCGAGACCATCATCTCTCTCCCCGAGCACACGCTGCCACCCATTAGCGAACGACTTCCTATTATGGGATGGGGTGCAACGCCTTATCCGCCCGACTACGAGAGGTGCACTGGCTAGACAAGTTTCAATTGCTCCTAGCCAAAAAATAGGACATCTCAACTAATCCTGAGGAGTTTCTGTAGATTTACACCACCAGGGTGCAGGCAACGGGAGGCCATAGGTAAGCcatggccaactatttcccGATCGCCTTGACTGGTTCAGCATGGTTctagcttatgaacctcccctgTATGTCGGTTCACTCCTGAGAGAATTTCTGCAACCAGTTTGTCGCCATCTTCCAGGGGACCTACGCCCGGCCAGGGGTCAAGGACGACCTATCCTAGGTCAGGCAACGACAAGGTGAGTCATTGCAAGACTGCATCTGACATTTCACCGAATGCCggaataccattccaaagatcactgGTGAGTCCATGGTCATAGCATTCCAGAGGGGTggggtcagagaccagaagatggtcaaaaAGCTGGCCGCCAAGAAAGTCCAGAGTACCACTGAGCTCTTCAAGCTCATGGACAAGTGCACGTACGCTGCTGAGGTTCGAGAGCGCCAGAGCGGCCCAAAGCTGCAGCCAACCTCCGACCAGTCTACCTCTCTCAAAGGGGTTAgccggaaggagaaaaagagcaaACGCAAGGCAGGACCGCCTGATGTCATAGCGGTTGAGTAGATCGGCCAACCGTGCCAGCGCTTCAAGAAAAAAGGACAGAAAGAAGGGTCGAGGCTACTACCCGATCCACCGCACAGATGCAGAATACCTGACTGAATGCAAGGTTGTGTTGGGCATCAGCAACAAGGATCTTGGGGAGCATAAACCCAGGCGTGACGACAATGGTGAGGATGGGGTCGACCCCGACCAATCGGTGATGGGTTTCTAGTAGgctgatcacatggtccaccatattTTTTAGGCCGCCGCAACAAATTCCTCAAACAGGGAATATAAGTCAGTGGTCCGTGAGGTGTGGGCCACCACGCCAAGTCTGAGCTCGCGTCTGAAGTGATCAGAGGTACCCCTCACATTCAGCCAAGCAAACCACCCCGCGTGTGTCAGACACCCTGGTCGCTATCCCATCGTGGTCAAACCCACAGTACAGAACATCCGACTGGGTCGCGTACTAGTCAATGGAGGgagttccatcaacctcctcttcgccgatACGCTGGACGCCCTGCAAGTTTCGAGGAACATGTTGAAatcatctcctcccttctttggaATTACCCCTAGTTCCTCGGCTAAGCCACTGGGATAAATCGAGCTGCCAGTCACCTTCGGCTCGCTGAGTAACTTTAGGACCAAAAAGGTCTTGTTCAATGTGGTGGACTGCAGTACCACTTATAACACAAGCCTGGGGTGATAGGCGATGGCTCACTTCATGGCCATCGCCC contains:
- the LOC133899599 gene encoding mitochondrial pyruvate carrier 4 isoform X1 encodes the protein MASSKLQAFWNHPAGPKTIHFWAPTFKWGISIANIADFAKPPEKISYPQQVGMYKIPTQWDPCISDYMAISLQCIACFFFFIWCAAVACTGIIWSRYSMVITPKNWNLFSVNVAMAGTGLYQLSRKIRQDYFSDEKDAAAPLEG
- the LOC133899599 gene encoding mitochondrial pyruvate carrier 4 isoform X2; the encoded protein is MASSKLQAFWNHPAGPKTIHFWAPTFKWGISIANIADFAKPPEKISYPQQVAVACTGIIWSRYSMVITPKNWNLFSVNVAMAGTGLYQLSRKIRQDYFSDEKDAAAPLEG